The Nostoc sp. 'Lobaria pulmonaria (5183) cyanobiont' DNA window TCTAATACAGGCATTCCAAAACCTTCATATTTAGAAGGATAAACTAACGCCACAGCACCCGAATAAGCTAAGGCTAATTCTTCATCACTAAGTTGAAGAAGATGTATAGTACTACCTAATGTATATGTTCTTAACTCTGGCGCTAACACTCCGCCAATACCAGTAAAAATAATATCAAATCCGTTTCTAGTGGCTAGTTTGGAGAAAGCTTGGAAGAATAAAATACCATTTTTGTAACCAGTTCCAGCACCAACTAACAGGAAGTATGGTTTATCAATACCATATTTATATTTAAAACCTTTAATTTCATCTACAGAAGCTGAAGAGAAGAGATAATCTACTCCACAATGAGCCACCGTAATTGATTCTAAGGGTATCTCAGAGAAACATTTACTTAAATCTTTAGCTGTATTTTCAGAAATGGCAATAAAAGCAGACGCGTGTTTGATACCATTGTGTTTTTCACGCCACATAGGTTCATTTAAATTTCCTCCTAATACTTCAGGAATCATATCATAAGCCATAAATACCGAAGGGGTATTAATGGGAGTGGTGTAGTAGGAAGATATAAATAATTCCGCTTCTTGATCATCACATATTTGTTGAAGCATCTGTTTATCAGCTTCGGGATTGTTATAGTTGTAGGCGGGAATTATGCGATAACGGATACCATTAATTTTGGGTGCAGTATCGGCTCTATCTAAGACTAGGATATGATTAGCAAAATCACTTTTTGACCATTGTTCTAGCAGACTTCGCCAAACTCTAGCAATTCCTGTTTTATAGAGTTGAAAAAAGACACCATCAATTAAAATATTACGAGGAGGTAAAGTTTTTGCTTTTTCTTTCGCTAACTCGTAAACTTTGATAGTTTCTTGAACGTATTTATCCCAACTAAATTTTTGAGCCTGTTGAACAGATTTTCTTGCTAAAATCTCTCGATATTCGGGTTCAGAATATAGCTTAAATATGGCATCACAAAGCCCTATTTCATCATGAGGATCAAGCATAATTCCGGCATCTTCAACCACTTCAGGCAAGGAAGAAGTGTTAGAGGTTATGACTGGAGTTCCACATTGCATAGCTTCTAATGGTGGTAAGCCAAAACCTTCATATAAAGATACATACATGAATGCTAATGCCCCTGAATACAGAGGAGCTAAATCTTCATCGGGAAGATAACCAGTAATAATAATTCGGTTTTCTAATTCTTTAGCTCTATCTACTTCTGCAAAAATTTCTTCATATTGCCATCCTTTTGTACCTATTAATACTAGGTTAAGATCATCAATATGCTGGTTTTTTATTAATCTCAAAAAAGAACGGATAACATGAGCTATATTTTTTCTTGGCTCTAGGGTTGATAAAGTTAAGAGATAAGGTTGATCTGGTATTTTATATTTTTCTTTCGTTTTGATAATTAATTCCTGATCATCGCAAGGATAAAATTTTTCTTGATCAGCAGCTAAATATGTAACAAATACTTGCTTTTCATCAAGATTTAGTTGGTATTTGCAAATATCTTGTTTTGTTGATTCGGAAATACAGCACACAAAATCATTGTTAGCTATTTGATCTATAGCATTTATAACGTGAGGCTGTGAATTATCACTAAAATACTCTGGAAAAAGAATAGGTATTAAATCACAAACTGTGACAATTCTTATTCTAGCAAAGTAAATATTATTAAGTAAACTAAAAGAACTAAAGTGATAAATATCTATATTTTGATACTTTAGTTCTGGCAATTGAAATAAAGGGAGGTTTTGATATTCAAAATTTTGATTTATATAAATTTGACAAGCATCAAATAAATCAGGAATACTCGTACATAAATAAACATGACAGCGAGGAGATTTTATTAGTCCTTTTAAAAGATACTCTATTACTCTAAAAACTCCTGTTTTGGCAGTTTCAAGTATAGTTCCTAAACCTAGTACAGCAATATCTAAGGCTATTTTTATTTGGCCTGCATTATTTGCAACTGATAAATAATCTTCTTTATTTGAAGATTTATATATTTTTGTTATTTTTCTAGTATCAGGTGTAGGCGTAATTAATCTTCCTAACTGTGTATCTATGTTATCTTGACTACTTAGTTGTATTATCCGCTCTGCTCTTTGTTTTTCGAGCAATCTGTAATCCATATAATCATCTAAAACATTAATAGGAAAAGAGAAATATTTTGCTAAATCGCCTGACTCTTCAGATATATAATAATCATTAATTCCATCAAAGAAAACTTTTTGATAACCTTTTGCCATTAAAAAAACAGGAATATTATTTTCACAGCGAATGTTCGTACCTGATAAAGTAGTTTCTATTACTAAAATTGTTGGTCTAAATATCTCCCAATTACCACCTAAAATAACTTGTTCTTCTAATCCTTCAACATCAATTTTAAGAAAGTCAATTTTTTGATCGACATATTCATTGCAGACTTCCGCTAAAGTTTTAACAGAAACAGTATATCGAGAAAGTTTTAAACCTTTCTCTTGGGCAATTTTATCAGCTATTTCTTTATTTAAAGTAGAGTTTCCAGGTTGTCCTATTACTTGAAAAAACTGTAGGTTCCCTTGTGAATTACTTACAGCAATATTTAGATTAATATCTCTCGAACGCTCTTGTTCAAATAAGTTATGGCATTCTTTTATTGGTTCTATATTTATTCCTGACCATCCAATATCATAAAAAGCTTTAGTTACTGAATCAACAGTTGGATGTAAGGCTCCTACATCAATATAAAACCCTTTTATTTTATCTTTAAAGACTCTATTGAGTAAAACATCTTCAAAATTCTGGGAATATGAAATAAATGTCATTTTTACTAACTTCGCTCCTATGAATGTTAATAATTTAATTTAGTGAGGATCATTTCGGCTAGATCGTTTAATTAGACAATACCAATTAAGTTTTTTTTGGGCTATTTGTCTAGCGATCGCTATTTTCCTCTCGCTTTTTAATCTGCTCTAATACAACTTTGTAATCTTGCCGATCAGGGTGCAACTTCACCAGCTTCTCCAAAAGCTTCATTGCACCTTTCGTATCCTTCAATTGCAACCGCAGCAAAGACAGTTTCTCTAAAGCAAGTTGGTTTTCTGGTTCCCGTTGTAAAACCAACTCGTAGCCCTGCGCCTGTTGCTGTAATCCTGACTCAGGAGAAGCAGACGCAGTTGCTGGCTTAGGTTGAGTAGCCTGTTGGATTGCTGGAATGACTGCAAATGCCGTAGAACCAAAAAACGAGAACATCGACACTATCGTGACAATCTTTTGTCGCCGCTGAATCTGCTTTTTGCGGATAATTAGGTATTCTGCATCCGAACTAGCCATGCCTCACATACTTGCTGCGGTAAATACTTAGGTATCAGCAAGCCTCCCGTTCTGAGGATACCCATCTGCTCAACAGAAACTAACATCTTCGCTAAAAATTTTTTACACAAACTTCAAATGCTGACTCTGAAGATGAGGGAACCTTATGATAAGCCCATGCTGCACCGACAATTTTGCCATGCGATCTCTCCTAATTACCTCAAAGCAAAACCCTCCAAGTCCTAATTCTCTGGGCAAAACATTAAAATTATATAAAGATTTGCAATTAATTAGCCTAAAGCCAGATGTTTGCGATATTGTAAACAACATTTAAATCAACAGAAAGAGTACATATTTCTACTCAATTGCAAATTTCCCTGTCAGTCAAAAATTTTCAAACTAGCCCATATCCTATAGGTTCTTCAACAAGCAAGCATATTTTTCGTGATTCAAACAAATAGAATTTTCCCAGTCGTTCTCAATCACACTACTTAGTGGAACTTCCCTGAGGACTAATTATTCTGCTCGGCGTCCACAATAGATATCTTACGAAAGGTAGTGTTGCACTCTTGCAGAAAAAAGGTAGAGGTAAAGAGGAAAAACAAAAGGAACTAAAGGTTAAAGGAAAAAGGGTAAACATAAACATCCCTTACCCCTTCTCCCAAAACTTTCGTCTGGCTTCTGCAAAAAGTTTAAGGGCTGCTTGGTAAAATTGAGATTTTCTGGTGGTAATTACCGTACAAAACCGAATTTGCCAGTAACTTAGTAGAGTTTGTTATGGTATAGTTAAAAAGTTAAGACTAGCTTTACCAAATTACACCACTCTACGGGCCGGCAACAATTGCAGAATGGGAAGCAGTTTTAATTAAGCATTTACCCACAAAATCAGAATTCAATCGAGGTTATGACTCAGCAAGTGATTCACCCAATGGTGAAATTGCAGCGCAACGTGCAATCACTCATAGAATCGAATATTATCAAGCCAAGCGATAGCATCTGGAAAATCGCTTTGCTCTATGGTAATGAATGGCAGCACTGGAAACAAGAACTGCTTGACTTTGGCTTTAGTATGCAAGACCCAGTTAGTGAATTGCTAGCTGTAGAAACTTGGGATGAAGAGTAGGGAATAGGAATTTTTAATATTCACCACTCCCTAGACGCGATTAATCGCGTCTCTACTCCTCACTCTCTAAACTTTGCAGGCAGCTAAAGCCGCAGCTAATTCCTTTGCATTTTGATAGCGATCGCGTGGCAATGGTTCTGTAACGCGATCAATCACATCTCTTAATTGGGAACTAATGGTGGGAACTTTTGCCACATCAAACCTGAAGTTTCGCCCTCGTTGGCGGTAATACTTGAACGGGTTTTCGCCTGTGAGCAGAAAAATCAGCGTTGGCCCAATTGCATACAAATCAGATTGAGTTAAAGGTTGTCCTCGTTCTTGTTCAGGAGCGCAGTAACCTTCTGCACCAATTCGAGTACCGGGCGCTGTGCCAATTTCTTTAACTGCGCCAAAATCTAGCACCACGATGCGATTTCCTGAACTTCGCACCATTAAATTGGCGGGTTTAATATCACGGTGAATCAGTGGAGGCTCTTGGCTATGAAGATAGTCTAAAATATCGCAGGTTTGGATCATCCAAGCGATCGCTTGGTTTGGTGTCACTGGCCCAGTGGTATAGACACGTTTTTCCAAATCTTGTCCGTGGATTAATTCCATTGCTAAGTATTTTTTTCCGCCTTCTACAAAGAAGTCATAATACTTGGGAATTCCAGGATGATTAAGAGATTTGAGAGTGTGCGCCTCTCGCTCAAATAACTCTTGAGCTTTGACAATTTTCAGCATATCAGCATTCATTTGCTTCAACACCAGCAGTTGTGGCACGCCCGCAATCACACTAGCCTCATCCCAAGCGAGATAGGTAGTACCCATCCCTCCTTGTCCGAGAGTTCGCAACACCTGATAATGGCGAATTTTCTGTTGGACTGAGAGAGGTTGACCGCAGTGGATGCAAAACAGATTGTTTGGGGAATTGCCTTCGTGCGTGCAAGTGGAAGATAAATTTGCCGGATTTTTTGCTGAGTAAAGTGTTTCGGCGGCGTTTTCTTCTGTCCCTTGCATTTGTTGCGATCGCAAACCAGTTTCCAATTCTGTTACCTCCTGAATTTGGAATTGCAGTATTGGGCCTCCCTGTGCCAATTGCAAAAGGGAATTATCTGGTAAGGGACTCTGAAGTACAAGGATACCGTTGAGAAAAGTCCCATTTGTACCCTGACTAATCAGCTGCCAAGTGTAACCATTGCTAGCGTCACCGACTTGTCTAAGTTCTAAATGATGCCGCGAAACTAAACTATCATTTAAAACAACGTGATTATCTGCCGCTCGACCAATCCGAATTTTGGAGGAGTTCTCAAAGCACCACTGCTGAAGGGGAGTTTTCTGTTGCGGTTCTAACAGGGTCAGACTAACCACAATACAACCTACAAGGTAAATGGATTAGGGATTGGGCATTGGGCATTGGGCACTGGGCATTGGGTATTAAACTTATCGAAAAATTAGGCTTTAACCCTTAATTTATAAGGCGTCGAGGTTAATTTGCCTATAGGTCTATTGGGAATTGGTGATTGTTATTTCTTCTTATTACCCATGCCCCATGCCCCATTACCTATGCCCATTTATGATTAACTTTCCAGATTTGGGCGTACTTTTGCCCGAACAAGTATACCAGTAATATTGTCGTGACCGTTGTGTTGATTTGCTAAATCAATTAAATCTGTAACTCCCCGTTCTAAGTTAACGCCAGAACTAAGTAAGGGTTCTAAGTGAGTCCGCCAATGGGTTTCTAGTAAATCATTATCTGATAGACCGTCCGATGCCAACAGCAGCAGAGTATCTTCATTGATGTCGAAAAAGCTGACATCGGGATTAATCGAGTTTTCATCACGAGGTCCCAAGGCTTGGGTAAGTTGATAGGCATCTGGACGGGCGTAAGCTATGCTTGCTTCCACTCCTCGGTTAATTTCCCGTTGCCCAACTTCATGATCTACTGTGACTTGTTCTAGTCCCTGCTTACGCGTCAGGCGGTAGAGACGGCTATCTCCTACATGAGCGACTGCTGCTTGAGTATCTTGAATTAAAAGCATTACTAAAGTTGTACCCATACGCCCAACTCCAGAACGGGCATCTTGTTGATTGAGCTTGTAAATCGCCTCATTAGCTAAATACACTGCCTCACGAATGCTATCTTCTGTTGGCAGCTGGTTGGCAATCCAGTGTTCTTGAAAGTATTGCCTTAGGGTGTTGACTGCTAACTCGCTGGCTATCTCGCCGCCAGCGTGTCCACCCATACCATCACAAAGAATATACAAACCATGCCCTTCTAAGACTCGACTTTTGGGGAACTCCAGTTTATGAATTTTGGTTTCAATGCCAAAGTAGTCTTCGTTATGATGACGTTGACGCCCCACATCTGTGCGTCCTGCATCTTCTAAGCTACTTAACTGCATCGCCAGCACAACAGTTGCCATATCATCAGCTTTGCTAATGATGTCTTCTAACTCATCTGATTGCGGGATAGTGGACACAGCAGTATTGTTCTCCTTTATTGGGGGCAAAGTTGCGGTTCCTAGTGCTTCCAGTTCAACAGAGATTTCCTCCAAACGCGATCGCAATTGGGCGATCGTCTGAATCTTACCTACCTCTAAATCCCCCAACATCTGGACTACAGAGCCAAATTGAGTCCGTTGCGACTGTCTAAATAGTGCTTGCCAAACCCTTCCCAAAGCTTGGATAGTTAACGGCTCCTCTGGAATGGCAGATGTTTGGGCTTGGGCATCTTCTGGCGACTCCGTGGCGGGCTGAGAATTCGATGATTCCACATACAACCTTTGTAGTGCCAACGTTTGGTCTTCATCCAATCGCAAATTCGACAAATCTAAAAGGCTTTGACGACAATTTACTGGTTCTAATACTGCCCAAAGTTGGGTCATTTCATAACACCAGTGTAAAATTTTTAACGAACTGGTTGTTTCTTCTTGCCACAGGTCGAGTAGATACTGCCAATCCGAGCGGTTTTCGATTATTAATACCTGTATATCATCTTGCTGCCATGCGTCGTGAATCGGTGGTATCCCCCGCTCACCTTGGGATTGTAAGGCAAGATAAAGTTTTGCAAGGCGAGGAATCTCACTCGCTTCTACTGATGGCGTCAGCAAATCTGATTCTTGACTTGCTAGTATTGCCTCAATGGGTGATATTTGATACGGCTGGCAGTCTAGAACTCTGCCACATACATCAGTAATAATGGCATTTTCCGTTTGGACAAGTGGCGTATCTAACAATTGATAGCGCTCTTGGGAGTCTAAATAGGAGCCTAATGTAATTTCAGAACTAGGCGATAGAGGAGATGGGGAGGGTATTGCTTGCTCATCTCCCTCACCGCCCACATCTTCTACTTTCAAAGCTTCCCCAGTCGTTTCTTTAGCAATAATTGCCCAAAACACTGTTCCACATTCTGTGTCACAGTTATGACAACGTAGTGCATTCACAGGTACATCATCGGTACTGCATTCAGGACAGACCTTGTGAGTCAGGGACATGCCACAGTTTTGACAGAATTTGTTGCTATTGGGGTTTTCAAATTTACACTGAGGGCAAATCAGCATAGTGGAAGTTCCTTTATTCCCGTTCGTTCCAAGGTGCTTCTAGCCACTAAGATCCAAGGTGCCACAATTGGCTGTCCCTGACTACAGTAGATTGTAGTTTATCAATGAATTTTGGTGGCAGTATTAATTGTGACGCATATTAGATAAATATTTCATATATTGGCAGGCAATTCCTTATAAATGGGGGATGAGGAAGCAGGGGAGACAAGGGGACAAGGTGAGAAAAGTTAGAACTTGCAACAAGTCTTTCCCCTTGTCTCCTTGTCCTCTTCACCATACCCAATGCCCAATCCCTTATTGTCAAGAGTCTGGCAATTGTGGAGGTTCAACTTCAAACCATTTTTGATAAATTTGTTTGTAAGTGCCATTGAATAACAAAGTCGCTATACCTTTGTTAATTTCATCCAAATGGGGAGAATCCTTGGGCATAGCAATCCCGTAGTATTCTTGGGTCAGCAAATCCGCAACAACTCTGATGCCTTTAAGTTTGCCATTTTTAATCGCATACAAAGTCGCGAAAGCATCGCTAACCACAGCATCAACATTGCCATTGAGTAAGTCTTGGAAAAATTCTGGCCCAGAATTAAAAGTACTAATTTTGGCGTTGGGGATGGTTTTGGCAAAATCTGCCCCAGTGGAACCAATCTGTACAGCAATTTTTTTCCCTTTGAGACTATTGAAGTCTTTAATATTTTGATTGTCTTCGCGGACAGCGATCGCAAGTCCG harbors:
- a CDS encoding DUF4327 family protein encodes the protein MTQQVIHPMVKLQRNVQSLIESNIIKPSDSIWKIALLYGNEWQHWKQELLDFGFSMQDPVSELLAVETWDEE
- a CDS encoding serine/threonine phosphatase, translated to MLICPQCKFENPNSNKFCQNCGMSLTHKVCPECSTDDVPVNALRCHNCDTECGTVFWAIIAKETTGEALKVEDVGGEGDEQAIPSPSPLSPSSEITLGSYLDSQERYQLLDTPLVQTENAIITDVCGRVLDCQPYQISPIEAILASQESDLLTPSVEASEIPRLAKLYLALQSQGERGIPPIHDAWQQDDIQVLIIENRSDWQYLLDLWQEETTSSLKILHWCYEMTQLWAVLEPVNCRQSLLDLSNLRLDEDQTLALQRLYVESSNSQPATESPEDAQAQTSAIPEEPLTIQALGRVWQALFRQSQRTQFGSVVQMLGDLEVGKIQTIAQLRSRLEEISVELEALGTATLPPIKENNTAVSTIPQSDELEDIISKADDMATVVLAMQLSSLEDAGRTDVGRQRHHNEDYFGIETKIHKLEFPKSRVLEGHGLYILCDGMGGHAGGEIASELAVNTLRQYFQEHWIANQLPTEDSIREAVYLANEAIYKLNQQDARSGVGRMGTTLVMLLIQDTQAAVAHVGDSRLYRLTRKQGLEQVTVDHEVGQREINRGVEASIAYARPDAYQLTQALGPRDENSINPDVSFFDINEDTLLLLASDGLSDNDLLETHWRTHLEPLLSSGVNLERGVTDLIDLANQHNGHDNITGILVRAKVRPNLES
- a CDS encoding FkbM family methyltransferase; translation: MTFISYSQNFEDVLLNRVFKDKIKGFYIDVGALHPTVDSVTKAFYDIGWSGINIEPIKECHNLFEQERSRDINLNIAVSNSQGNLQFFQVIGQPGNSTLNKEIADKIAQEKGLKLSRYTVSVKTLAEVCNEYVDQKIDFLKIDVEGLEEQVILGGNWEIFRPTILVIETTLSGTNIRCENNIPVFLMAKGYQKVFFDGINDYYISEESGDLAKYFSFPINVLDDYMDYRLLEKQRAERIIQLSSQDNIDTQLGRLITPTPDTRKITKIYKSSNKEDYLSVANNAGQIKIALDIAVLGLGTILETAKTGVFRVIEYLLKGLIKSPRCHVYLCTSIPDLFDACQIYINQNFEYQNLPLFQLPELKYQNIDIYHFSSFSLLNNIYFARIRIVTVCDLIPILFPEYFSDNSQPHVINAIDQIANNDFVCCISESTKQDICKYQLNLDEKQVFVTYLAADQEKFYPCDDQELIIKTKEKYKIPDQPYLLTLSTLEPRKNIAHVIRSFLRLIKNQHIDDLNLVLIGTKGWQYEEIFAEVDRAKELENRIIITGYLPDEDLAPLYSGALAFMYVSLYEGFGLPPLEAMQCGTPVITSNTSSLPEVVEDAGIMLDPHDEIGLCDAIFKLYSEPEYREILARKSVQQAQKFSWDKYVQETIKVYELAKEKAKTLPPRNILIDGVFFQLYKTGIARVWRSLLEQWSKSDFANHILVLDRADTAPKINGIRYRIIPAYNYNNPEADKQMLQQICDDQEAELFISSYYTTPINTPSVFMAYDMIPEVLGGNLNEPMWREKHNGIKHASAFIAISENTAKDLSKCFSEIPLESITVAHCGVDYLFSSASVDEIKGFKYKYGIDKPYFLLVGAGTGYKNGILFFQAFSKLATRNGFDIIFTGIGGVLAPELRTYTLGSTIHLLQLSDEELALAYSGAVALVYPSKYEGFGMPVLEAMACGCPVITCANSSITEVAGDAAIYVQDDDVNALVNALCEVQKPSIRHFLTAAGLAQAKKFSWKKMAQTVSSALIDATLLSLNLKEINLIIFPDWSQPEELIGLELQRVIKAIATHFISEKSTLLIDTTNIAIEDAEIFLSSVAMNLLVEEDLDVTEGLEISLVANLADIQWQALLSRIQARIVLKYENQNALIGAKAETLTSYQIEGFSQTQAEQFFLLKQ
- a CDS encoding basic amino acid ABC transporter substrate-binding protein, whose product is MKLINFKWQQLILSLGCLLLIIACQSLYPTTSPDAKPLKVATDPTFVPFEIQTASGNLEGFDIDLMNAIAKIAGFAVQFESLPFDGTISTLQAKRVDAAISGITITAARLKTIAFSRPYFKAGLAIAVREDNQNIKDFNSLKGKKIAVQIGSTGADFAKTIPNAKISTFNSGPEFFQDLLNGNVDAVVSDAFATLYAIKNGKLKGIRVVADLLTQEYYGIAMPKDSPHLDEINKGIATLLFNGTYKQIYQKWFEVEPPQLPDS
- a CDS encoding protein kinase domain-containing protein; this encodes MVSLTLLEPQQKTPLQQWCFENSSKIRIGRAADNHVVLNDSLVSRHHLELRQVGDASNGYTWQLISQGTNGTFLNGILVLQSPLPDNSLLQLAQGGPILQFQIQEVTELETGLRSQQMQGTEENAAETLYSAKNPANLSSTCTHEGNSPNNLFCIHCGQPLSVQQKIRHYQVLRTLGQGGMGTTYLAWDEASVIAGVPQLLVLKQMNADMLKIVKAQELFEREAHTLKSLNHPGIPKYYDFFVEGGKKYLAMELIHGQDLEKRVYTTGPVTPNQAIAWMIQTCDILDYLHSQEPPLIHRDIKPANLMVRSSGNRIVVLDFGAVKEIGTAPGTRIGAEGYCAPEQERGQPLTQSDLYAIGPTLIFLLTGENPFKYYRQRGRNFRFDVAKVPTISSQLRDVIDRVTEPLPRDRYQNAKELAAALAACKV